tttcccgTGGCACATTTCCACCGTCCACCCGGGTGCGAAAAGAATGTGAAACGCACGCTGTATGGCAAAACATAGTCGAAAGAATCATATgcattctttatttttttcggcCGGTAAATTATATGCATTGTTCATACGCGTTAACTGTAAAGCAGTTGTCGGCACTGGTTTTGAAGGGTATTTGAGGTCTGGAATGGGCTGGTACGGTGTGAAAGATGGTCGACTAATGATGGTGTGTGAATTTATAAATTGTAACAATAtggtaaaaaattaaaaaaaaaactacgagGATAAAACGGTGTGAATAAGCGCGATAGTGACACAtttctgtcaaatttaggGTATTTTGTTTTCAGTGAAAAACACCATCTCCGTTCGAAAGTTACCTCTTTTTGTCTTTCTTTGCCTCTTTACCTGCAAATCTGTATGAATCGAAAGGAAGGATTTAAATTATGATCGCACGAGATCCGCCCAAATCAGATCATAAACCGCATGCTGAATCAAAATGCGTGCACGGGCCGGCCTCTCTAAGGAGCGATTAAAGTATAACAAGGTCAACGTGTTGCGTCCAGCGCCAGTccagtgtgtgcgtttatCTGTCTTGCCGTCTTACCGTGCCACAGACGGGGTAACTATTTTCTCACACGGACGTACATCGACACAATCGCTCCGCGTGGCGCGTATCTATCATCGCTCCGCGTGGCGCTCGAGAGTCGCTGGAATGTTATTAGTTTGTTAGCACACTTGGTACACAGGGGTCTGCCGTGCAAACCGAGCATTTGGGCTCAATCcccaacaacgacaacaacaacaacagtggtACTATCTGATACGACCAACCCAAGCAGTTCGCTCTCTATGGCGTGTTGTAAGCGTTTTGCCTTATCGGGGTCACACTACTAAACGCCTGCACAAGCAGTACCCCGGGGAAGTAGGGAAGTGATTTCTCCCGTGTGATGATGTCTTGCTCATTGATGGTTGCGTACAGTAATAGGGGAAGGGGGTTGTGAGGTGATAAGGACTGGGCCAAAATTTACCTAAATTGTGGACAATACAGATGGTACGCTTAATTGGgtgctatctctctctctctctctctcgttctgtCTATAAAAAGCGCTTGGAAGCTCTCTACTCTCTACATCTACAGCAGCAATATTTGGCGCGTCCAATGTCCAATGATTCAGTAAACAAATTTGTGATAACCAACAACACCGTTTGAGCTCGGAGCAAATGTGCTGagattcgatcgatcgattcgtCAACGACCCCCGGTAACAATAATGCCCCATTATCGCGTGACTGTTCTCCCGGAGCGGCTTTCCGACTTCCGACGTGCAGCTTTGAGCTGCTGGCGGCGGACATGCAATCCGAAAGTATTACTCCTTATCGCACACGTCCTCCTGGGGGGCTCAACCGAACCGAATTCATTGAATGTTGTTTCCGATTGTTTGACCAGTGGCTGCCTCTCTGGCTTGCCGCGCTTCTTCCCGGTAGGGCCATTGAGTTGCCCAATATTGAATTGCGCTCATTGATATGCAGCGGAAAGCGGCattataataaaacaaacaaaacgctaaCAACACACAGGAACAGAGGAAGGTCTTCTTCCCCTTGCCGAGCCCTCGCACACTGCACCCGCCTGCTCGTGGTTTAGGCGTTTCTGAGGATTGAACGGTATTTTGCTGGAACAAACCAACACACGGTGGGAGACCGACCCGTAAGCGTGTATGCTTAACGGGCGCTGCTGAGAAGGAAATGGTCTCTCGCCCGGGCCAGTAGCGGCGGAGCTTTTAGCATCGAAAAGgtttctttccttccttctttgTCTgtagctgtgtgtttgtgtgcgcgcgcgcgcgaggaACAGTGGCGGCACACTTGACCGGCTCCTTCGTTCCCTTCGTTGATCCGCGACCGTTGGCGGGGCACCGATGACCAAACGGATTTGACTGGAAACTATTTTTGATTATTCTGTTTTGATTTCCGTTCGGTGGCGATGAAATGAATTGGCCTGTCTGGTGCGCATCGCGTTCTAGTGTGAGCGCCTTCATGCCCCAACACCACACCCTGTTTATGCTCAATGGCCACGCGGTCAAAGATCCTGGAAGTCGTAGTGTCCCTGCTGTGTGATTGTGCCGGAAGAGTCGGGAATATGTTTGTCTGTGTCGCTAATATGCTCAATGTTCTTGGCTTCAAATGTGAGAGTTTCTTTGGGGCTTTTAGAGTCATCTTTTTCGCTTATTGTGTTCTTTTGCTCAGCCATTTCGGTGACGCATTTACCTTCATCAGttgcaatgttttaattttatgttttttctttcttctctttctctctttttcacaGATCTATCCCGATCCTGAGTCCGAGAAGGCCATCATGGGCTCATTGGTATTCTGCATTCATCACAAGCAAGGCTGCAAATGGTCTGACGAGTTGAGGAAATTGAAGGTGATTATTCCGACAGTCTTTTAcgtgttcgttcgttcgtttttttcccGAGAGTATCCGCTCACGTATGCAAACCAGCGCTTCAGGGAAGTACGTTTTTCTCCGCTATCTCTTCATTCGGGATGAACGAATGaaagtgcacacacactctgtaGCGTGCTGCAGCTGTAGAAGAGCTACAgaagaaatgaagaaaatttGCTTTGGAGAGAGCGAGCTCCACGCGAAAGACGCACGGCGCGAGCACTCGATTAGAGCAGCTTAGCGTACCTCTTACTACCTTGTGCGCAACTACCAGTAATCCGCAACTGTGAGAATGTGCGCAGGCGGGGTGCCATAGGAAACTGGTTTGACGATCGTTTGATCCTCGCGTTCGGCGGTAGCAGCAGGTGACGAAAGCGAGCGGGCCTGCGCGGGTCAGTACTGCGCGCGTGGCTGGTGACCCTGTATGTTCCTCCGGTACACAACACATCACACAGCCCACAAGAATCGAATCGTTTCGTCTGGCGGGCCGGCCTTTCGAATTGTGCCCGTGTGCTTAAGTTAATTAATCGTTGCTCTTTTGTAGCGCGAGCCGGCCTACGCAAACGTTTGAGTTTGTTAGAAATCCACCATCGAACGCCcttttatatatatatgacGACTTTAGAGATGTTTGTCGGAGTTGAGTTTGCTTGAGGAGGACTAGCTAAACCATAGATGATATTGACGACATACATACTTACCTTTCATTTTTCTAATacgttccccccccccttttcttGTTGCTCCCTCCAGGCACATCTGAACACCTGCAAGCACGATGCCATCCAGTGCCCGAACAAGTGCGGCTCCCAGATACCGCGCGTAATGATGACGGACCATCTGGCGTTCACCTGCATCCTGCGCCGTGCCATCTGCGAGTTCTGCAACGTGGAGTTCACCGGCATTGGGCTGGAGGAGCACGCCGGCACCTGCAGTTCGGAACCGATCTACTGCGAGTCCAAGTGTGGCACGCGCGTACTCCGCGGCCGCATGTCCATCCATCGTGCCAAAGACTGTGCCAAACGTTTGCGCCGCTGTCCGCACTGTGGCCGCGAGTTCTGTGCCGACACGCTGGCCGCCCATGGCGCTACCTGTCCGCGCAGCCCCGTCCCCTGTCCGCAGCGGTGCGACGCGGGGCCGTTCGCGCGCGCCGATCTCGATGCGCATCTGCGCGACGAGTGCAAAGCGCTGACGGTGCCGTGCACGTTCAAGGAGGCCGGATGCCGCTTCAAGGGTCCGCGCCACCTGCTGGAGGCGCATCTGGAGGCGAACACGTCCGCGCATCTGTCGCTGATGGTGGCACTGTCGGGCCGGCAGGGACAGCAGATCAATATGCTGAAGAGCGCCATGGCGAAGCTGAGCACCAACTACACCGGCACGCTGCTGTGGAAGATCACCGACTGGTCGGTGAAGATGCAGGAAGCGAAGACGAAGGACGGGCTGGAGCTGGTCTCGCCACCGTTCTACACCAGCCAGTACGGCTACAAGCTGCAGGCGTCAATGTTCCTCAACGGCAACGGGCCGGGCGAGGGAACGCACGTGTCCGTGTACATCAAGGTGCTGCCGGGCGAGTACGATGCCCTGCTCAAGTGGCCCTTCTCCCACTCCGTCACCTTCACACTGTTCGAGCAGGGAACGCTCggaagcggcggcggcggccagGGAGGCGTCGCGGAATCGTTTGTGCCAGATCCGACGTGGGAGAACTTCCAGCGTCCATCGACCGAGCCGGATGCGCTCGGGTTCGGCTTTCCACGATTTGTTTCGCACGAGCTGCTCAACAGGCGCCCGTTTGTGCGGGATGACACCGTGTTTCTGCGCGTAAAGGTCGACCCAAGCAAGATAGTGGCAGTGTAAGAGGGAGCTAAGACAAAAGAGCAAAAGTCCAATGATTTGTACATAGTATGGATAAACTTATATGCGCGCACACTCACCCCCACCTCCTCCCAAGAACCTGCTCGGTCCACCTCATCCCCAACCACATTGTACATAGTTGTCCCGTTGACCCCGTCATACAACGTAACAATCATCCTCCAGCCTTAGTCAATCGTGTGGGCCAAATCGGGTAGTTCTCTCCCGGCGAGAGAAGCTGCTACGCGATGGCGCACGTACTGGGGATTGGCCGCAGGGCGCTGGTTCGCGCTCCGTTTCTGTCGGCCGGAATGGAGCGGGATACTGCGCCCCTGGACCCAGGGGACAGTCTTCAGGACCGTTTGCTTGTAAGAGAACACGGTGTACCAATCACACTAAAAACGAAAATCAGCTTCGAAATCTCATAGTTGCTTGTAAGGACACGAACAACGCGTCTACACGGCGTGGAACACTTTAGGATAAGTCTAGTTGCGTAGGCAAAGCGTAGGCGAGAGAGTGcaaacagggggggggggaaaccacaagaaaacaaattgtttCGATTACtttgtacaacaaaaaacggcaAAAGTTTGGGGCAAAGTTTCAATCGCAATCAAAAAGCTTTCAATAATGACTACAAAAGCAACGTTATGCGCTGTTGTGTCTTTGGGCAAGATACAATATAGTACACCTTTTGGCTAGCAGAAAACTGAACCGTTTGCTTGTATTATAGTAACTTACTAGTAGAGTAGAAGCAAATTATGCCTATTAAATCACTCTCTTTCGTCTTCTGATTGACGGCGATCGTCAATACTGAAAGACGCGTTTGAAACAGAAGCATCAGCTCAGCGTGTAACTCTTACTAATCGTAACACTTTTCTTTTGATTCGAGTCATTAGCTTTAAGGTGCCAATATCGGTGAAGCATTTGGGTACTTTTCTGTAGAAGAAAACACGATCGAGAATGTTGTAAACCGTTCAACAGTAGTTAGTTAGTAAGAAGTAAactcttttgtttcgtttcatttttcagTTCGTTATAATTTCACTCATTTCAAATGGAGATTGCAGCCTTGCTAAGGGAAGAGGCTGGCCTCAGTGCTACTCTCTTCTTCGCACAGCAAGGCACGCAAATCCAGCACATTTAGCTAGAAAACCATTTCTGTCGCACAGTAAGACTCATCCAAGGCGTGCTATGTCGTGCGTCGGTAGGGTTAAGTTGATGTTAAGCTAAATACCGGTAGACCATAAGAACGTGTAAAAGCATTATCAATTCGGGTAGTATATTCGTTACGTTAGTCATTACAAAGATCAAACCATACAAAGCTCGAAATACATCTGAGTGTGTACAATTGACTGATTTAAGTAAAAAATTTCaacgttttgtgtttttttttaattttaattatatcaCACGTGTAATATTTGGTGTTGATGGTGATGCGCGGGTCGATCCGTAAGCAATCTGGAGTTATTCGAGTTGACCCGGAATCTACAAGTGGAACGATTCTGGTAGGTGCAAAAAAGCTTTAGCGATTCCGACCCGTAGGTGCCAAAGAAGGTTCAAGAACCGACCTAAAGCTGCTGACCAAAAGTGAGAAGGAAGCGTTTATGCTTTCTTGAACATTCTAATCATTTCAGCCACATGAACGTGTAGCACCCACCTGCTATTAGCCGAttcgacccgaactcgtttATCTTGGAATCGTTTATCCTATCTTCTAGCCGGCTCTGGACCAACGGCTTCGATCCAATAGAGACAGGATTGTATGACAGCTGAAAAATATGAATCTATCTTCTCAAAAGTGTGGAAGCGAACACCCGAtgtttttgcagtattgacatgcaTAACGTTGTGGAGCATTCGTTGGTCCTGTCGCGCTTATAAAATTTGGTCCCAAAGCGATCCAAAGCCGGCTTCGAAATTGTCTGGATCCGGTCGGAACCGGCTAGGCCTTCGAAGGCGTTTTGCCCTTCACTTCTATGCACCCACTAACAGACGAAAGTTGGTAATAAAGATCATAAGTTAtcattgtttagtttttttttgattggatttgcagtgcagtgaaacTAATATCAAATGGATGAAACATACATTCAATGaatttaaacgattttttatCTAATTTCCGGTATTTTAGTTCATCTCATGTTATAACTActaaataagttttttttttaatgtgaatCAAACtgtaaatgaaaatttataataaattagGAATGATGAGTAGAAGTGATACACAATACATTATTATTAAACCTTTTAAATGAAagtatatattttattcacaataacttttttttacaagaaaacagcttttactttcttttaagCCCATTGTGATTTGAACATATGAacagataaatgaaaaaagacAATAAATTTACAGCCTTTTCCTACACCCACTCGGGTGTTATTGATTGAAAACAGTATCCCTGACTGGTACGATAAAACACATAACTTACTAAACATTAATCTATAAACTTACTCTCTGGCTTTAGACATTTAATGGACAATCCTTTTTTAAGGTGATTTTATCCTTACTGTTTTAGTATTAGTTCTGAGAATACATTACCAGGGTCTGGATGAACCGGACGATCCCAGCCCGCTCGTACCACCGAAGCTGAACGATTGTGTAGTTGTGTTCATCGAACGTACAACCTTCCTCGTCTGTTCTATCCGACTAAGCAAGTCCATTGCATGGGGCAGCAACGGTTGAATGGTGTGCAGCTCCAGCACAGTTACATTTTCCAAATTCACCGTATGCGACCCTTCACTTTTGATGAAGTTTTCCACCGTGGTACGCAGCTTAGCGCAGCGCACATCGTAGATATCCTTGATGAGCGTTTTGATGCCATCGGACGAGGGAACGTCTTCCGGCGCGGTATTGAGAATCAATTTAGCTTCCACCATGTAGTTGGGGCTGGGCATTTTGGTAAAGGTACTGCAAATGAATCGTATCGTGTGTAAGCAAAATCGTTGCGTGCATCATTGACGGATTACTATACCTGATGCGCTTCTCCGTTTCCTTAATATCTTCCAGCAGATCTATATCCATCCAGTTCGGTGCTACGATGCGacacttttgttgttgtcgaaGATGTATTCCCAGCCATAGTGGTACATAAAGCGGTGTGCCACCTCGGAATGGTTCAATGGTGCCCGATATGAGATAGATGGAATCATGGTTAAAGTTGGGTATCACACTAATTAGGGAGTTTTCACCGATAAACTCTAGCTCGGCCGGTTCCATCTGTTGTGCTCCTGCACGTTCCTATCAAAACACTTGCGACACAAAGCATTTTGCGCGCTTTTGTGACATAACGTCAGTAATGTCAGGAGCTTGCTGTCATCCCACAGCTGTCAGATTTTGACAGCAAATCggtcagaaaaaaaacgtaaacagtgGCCACCGTGTGCcacttgttgttttttcgtgtTCGACACCTAATTTAATTCACTTTTAGCTGTTTTAGTAGCTGCTTTTAGAAATGTCCGAGGCAAAAGAAATGCAGGATGACGAAAGGGAAGCTCTCATAGCGATATACGAAGGTGACAGTGCCTTCAAGCAGGTGAACTCCGAAACGTACCAGTACAAAGTAGGTATCCGGCATCTCGTCCTGTATCCGGAAGAATGTATTTTTCTAAGACTCAATTTCTGTTTTCAGTACGGTGAAGAAGGTAACAAATCGTTTCTGCTAGAGATATGTTGGACGGCAAACTATCCCAATGAGCTGCCCAGCTTCAATCTGGAAACTTTCTACAACAGAAATCTGTAAGTGAAACAATTCATCTTCAATGGGTCGTAGAAAGTTTTAACAACTGTTCCATGTTGTCACTCTAATGTTTAGCTCTCGTTCGGCGAAAGATTCGATTGCCTCCATCCTAAATGAAGAAGCGCAACAATGGATTGGTTGTGGCATGACATACACATTATTTGAGTGCCTAAAGGATAAGCTGGATGAACTGCTGACGGATGAAAACTGTAATGCGGGTGATGGTCAGCAGATGATCATCGGTACCACCAACGCACGTGTGGAAGCTGAACAATCGAATAGCGATTCTGATGAAGAGGGCGTGGCGAACGAAGGGAAAGATGGTAAGAGAGATGCGAAACGGGAACATCTTACCAAGGCCCAGAAACGGAAACAGTGGGACCGTGTCGATAGCAAGGGTAACCGGCAGCGTGGCTGGAATTGGGTTGATATCATCAAACATTTGTCGCAGACGGGAGGAAAACCAGAATAGGGCAATGAGAAAAGGCTGGCCTATCTATGTTTAGCAGTCAATGCAATGAACTGTGTAGCCCGATGGAAAGGAATAATATAGCTTAATAAAGTACTGTGAACGTCAAACACGCTGATATTACATTGGAAtgattaaaaagaaaacccgtCGTTTGTTTCAATTTGGAAAATTGTTTATTCTGTCCGTTTATGATCTAGAACTTGCTGCGGTATTCGTGCAATGATAAATCTACGATAGCGCTGATTGTTAAAATTGCCATATAGAAACAGCAACATAAGCTGACGGCATAATGGCCCAAAAAGCGCCAGCAAGGCAAACGAATGGAACAAAGTGTTTAGCGGTACTGCAGTAAACTTTTTTCCTACTTTGGGCAACAGCGGTAGGATTCTAGGGTGTAAAGTTGCTATACCAAAATACTAATATAAGTTGGGAACGGTTGAATTGcgctaatgttttttttttttttttatcacagcAGTGAAGCATACATTTGTAGACGGTTTGAGTTTTGGTTTTCGGTTCTCTGCTGCTATTTTTTCACTGATAAAATGCCGTTTAAAACTTTGCTAAAAGCCTAATGCATAAAACCGTGCTGCCTTTCTCTATCATACTATCGCATATCAGCTGTCGGCTCGATAAAAGTTTTTGGAACCTATCATAGAGGAATGATTAACAGTCTGCTGCTGTATTGgagtttcacaaaaaaatccaGAAACTCATCTGGTACCATTTTTATATTCTTAACTAACTTgcttattgcatttttttatggAATAAGTGGCAATTAAAGCAATTGTTCAAAGTTGAATCGAATAATCAAATGCTTTTAAGCGGATAAAATTTCTTTTCTACGTCGTATAATCAAATCGGAGTTTGGGGATCGAAAAATATCTTGGCGGCGTGAACAAACGGCGTGTTCATTTGTAGTTGATATGATTAAAATTCCCTACACAGCTTGTTGTATCGTGTTAAATATGGAGTTCGAAAATGAATTTTCGTTGACGTCGATGTTGCTTGAAACGCCTGGTTTTAAACTTAAATCCTTCTTCTAAAAGTAATCTTTACGACGAACAATTCTATCATTTGTGTTTATCCTACGGATCTATGACCGTTCCCTTGCGTACAACTCGCTTCTACACATTGCAGAACAATGGAAATAGTGCATTCGTCTAATTCTAAAATGCGAGCTACAGTTGCCGATGTGCTCCCATAGTTTGGTCCTAAAAAGGTGCGTGCGTGTCGTTGGGACGTGTTTTCCTTTCACTGATCCGTCCTCCGTACTGACTAGAACAAGATGGTTTCGTTGTTATTTGTCGTTGTGTTATTTCAATCCGTTGTGTTGCTGTGCTGTTCTTCCATCCGTTACCGTCTCTTTGGCACTCGGCTTATGATCCTGCACAATACAATCTGATGGTAGTGCGATGGAGGACATAGGATTTTTGAGTGTCATTATTGTGAAAGCACGCGAAAGAGGAACGGACTACCCCCTCTCTACGAACAGCAGTAATCTGCGCCGAACGCTGGTACTAGATAGTTGGGCAGATAATGGCGATATCTTACGGCGGTCTATATCCTCCAATCGAGCCGATATTCATCGGTTTTGAGCAAATGCGCATGTACGTTCCATCCCTCGCACTGAGCCATGTTAAGGAATTCGTTCCACTTGTTTTGTATTTCCCAGTAGCGATCGCGCAGCTGGCTCTTGTCTTGCAAGTAGGAAGCAACGTAAAAGTAGGATTTTATAATATCCAGCGGTTTAACCGTGAAGTGCAGGTATACACCGACATAGTGGCGCGTTTCTGCTATAAGAAACTTGTCCCGCGAATCAAAACAAGCTATCAGGTTTTCCAGATCGTAGCAGTTGCGATAAAACTCGGTGAGCTCCCGGACAGAGCATCCGATCTTCACCCGAGCCGTCAGTGTCACAGTTTGGCCAACGGTGACTCTTTCCAGCTTGTTGACTTGCTGCGGAGAGAGCATCATTCCGGATTTAAAGTACTCTTCCAATGCGATTAAGTAGCGTGCTTCATTAAACGTTCTCAAGCAGACTGCCTTAACCGCCTTGATATTGGCGTAGATGTGAATCAGTGTCACGAAGGCAAATAAACCATACAACACCCTAGAAAGgacaagcaaaacaattaGTTCACCTTCGATGATTGGTGACTCAGCTGCAACCAACTTACTTTTGATTTTGCAGGTACGTGAGAAGGAAAAGCCCTACAAAGGAGGCAATTAAATTGACACAAGTTTCCTGGGCGCTATCTTTCGATGCTACGTCCGCCAAGTTGCCGCGTATGGCATGGTGTTGGGTAAGGGCGGACCTGGTCGCCCCACCCGCCACACCGACTATCGCTTTCATGGTAGTTGTTGCACATAGTATGTACGTAGACGCCTTCGGATAGTACGGCAGCACGAACAGATCAATAGCCATCGCAACATCGTTCAGTATATCCGCGCGGATGCGCCACTTTTTCGAATCGATATCTAATTCCGAACTGTTATGGAAGTGGAAATGAAGGTTAAAAATAGCAACATGAAACACAATCTTCGCCGGGAGAAATGGGTCGTGTGAAATAACATGCTTGAGTGACATTGACATCGCAtcgcaaaaattaaaaagacaGAAAGCAGTGCAACCCTGCCAAGCTTACCCTTTCCACCAGGCGAACAGTATTCTACCCAAATGTCCGGTACCATCCTTGAGCACCCATGTAATTGTTGCTGAAAGTGGGTTGGCCGCATCGCTTCCGACACCAACTCCTTTGAGGATTGCATGAGTTGTTAGCGTTCCTACGCAAACGAAAGAGTGTGATTTACAGTGTTAAACACATGAAATTGAAAGGGATTTTGTCATCATAGTCTACAACTTACCGCTTATGGTGCTACAGAAAGCCTGCAACGTGTCCCACTTTTGGTATGATAAGTAGTCACTGCTCACACTGTCCGGATATCCAACAGGCAGGAAGAGATGCTGAAAAAACCGCTTTAAGCTGAAGCGCTTCCGTATCGATGGCCGTTCACCCTTAACTGTTACGCGAACAACAGTGTCTTGGTCTGTGCAGGAGGAAAAATTGCACgcgttaataaataataaaccaGCCATGGGAGGCTGTGCTGGGCCAAACTATCTTTGCTTACGATCTGGCGTGACGTAGAGAATTTCCTCTCCATTCGAGCAGTACTGTTCGCGGAAGTGGATTTTCATGCTGATACAAACGCAATCGCGTACGTAAAACACAATTCACCAGCgcaacaaaacataaaccaacCAATCGATGAGGACGAACAAAACCTAGAACCAACTGGAGATTAGTTTTTCCTTCATGAGTACAGTACGGACAGCTCCATTTGTTGTTATATTTTCTGCTGTTTTACCTGACAACCGATTGCGATGGTGTGGAGAGCGACCAGGTGGACATCGTATTTGACAtttagggattttttttaacttgatAAAAAATTGTAAAGAAAATGGCTTGAGAAATATTTCCTATTTTTGCTGTGATGtctttgtttgaaaaaataaattgagGAAAAATtagaatacatttttttacttattattttgaaacaaaatttgGCAGAGGAACATGTTGCAATCCAGGGGCTAGCAACATGTTTACACAAGTTTATTTTCGTttagaaataacaatatgaaATGAAAGTTTTTTCCGTCCAAGGCCTGCTTTTTTGCTTACGATTTTATCGGAAAGCGTAGCAAATCGTCGTCCGAAgctatctgtcaaatcccataaacaatttttacaggccttccgataaaatcgcatgtgAAAAAGCAATGACACGGGCCTAGGATGAGTTTTTATCGACTGTTAGGGCCAAGGTTATTAGACTCTATACAGGTTACGACAGAGCGTTTGAGAGGGTCACCATTATGGATACCTTGTTTACAACTTTTCTGTCAAAATAGATGCCGACCAGCTGTTGCTTGGCACGAGCAACATAAATAAGTTTACAGAAGACGAAATTACTGCTACAATTATTCTTCATGCTAACTAGTTATATCATTTATAGAATATGACTTCTATGTTGGATTGGTTAATGCTAAGTCAATTTTGCTTACATGCCCTGGATATCGTCGGATTGTCTCATCAGTTTCAATTGTTCTACAGGTTTGGTATTGCTGTCCTAGCTTCAGTGGACGAGAGTTCATGccgtccagcagcaacagtgtcCAAACTGGGTTATTGTGCTGTCCCAGATGCTGCCCCTCGTATGAGAAGTGGCCAGATCCCATGTCGCTTCGCGCATAACAGCTCGTCCTTTATTCGGATTGGAACGGACACGGAACAATTCAGTGAAAGAGTATCGATGTGATGACACCCTTTTGACGATGTTGGTCAGGGAACCTGTGATGATGTGGTGCAAAAAATGCTACCGGCATCACTTTCGTTCCGCTATTGCACTTGACCCGAACTAGGACCGCGACGGCACTGACGAACTTGCGGCAGCGGTGATGATGCGTATCCCTCCTTCGAAATTGCGGTGCTGAGATGATGATAAGGTAGAAGCTTGTGTGGTATGTCCTTACTAAAACACTGCTTAAGCTACACCCAAGGTGACATGCATTATCGTCCCCCACAGGAATAAGGCTGCAGCCAAAACGGaatgaatatttgttttctttgaactGGAACGGCAACAGTGGCAGCATAGACGATCGTCTCGAACATGACGACTGCAACGAACCGACATGGAACCGCGGACAATAACTTAAATAACAACTATGCATAAGCACAAATATACTTATAGTTTATTTCCTAATTATAATTGTTACAACAGGACCGTTCAACATTTACTCCCCGGCTCAGCCACTACTCTTCCTTCACAAGTGCTCTTCTCGGTGACCCTCATATtcatctctttctccttctctttatcatataatttgtatgaaaagtgaaataatgtgGATAGGGTTTATCTGCCTCtatcaaacatgaaaaatattatgaCGTCAtacatgtcaatactgcaatcacATCGTGTGTTAGCTTCCACGAGAagatatattcgttttttgaT
This sequence is a window from Anopheles merus strain MAF chromosome 3R, AmerM5.1, whole genome shotgun sequence. Protein-coding genes within it:
- the LOC121596811 gene encoding TNF receptor-associated factor 4 isoform X1, with translation MVRSLSQWTKTLSFPARISPNRNSKDCNVNVLPITPPPAPPRNKSTSTSSASTMSSSSSPSSSSSSPTPPPNVPITEISQIIYPDPESEKAIMGSLVFCIHHKQGCKWSDELRKLKAHLNTCKHDAIQCPNKCGSQIPRVMMTDHLAFTCILRRAICEFCNVEFTGIGLEEHAGTCSSEPIYCESKCGTRVLRGRMSIHRAKDCAKRLRRCPHCGREFCADTLAAHGATCPRSPVPCPQRCDAGPFARADLDAHLRDECKALTVPCTFKEAGCRFKGPRHLLEAHLEANTSAHLSLMVALSGRQGQQINMLKSAMAKLSTNYTGTLLWKITDWSVKMQEAKTKDGLELVSPPFYTSQYGYKLQASMFLNGNGPGEGTHVSVYIKVLPGEYDALLKWPFSHSVTFTLFEQGTLGSGGGGQGGVAESFVPDPTWENFQRPSTEPDALGFGFPRFVSHELLNRRPFVRDDTVFLRVKVDPSKIVAV
- the LOC121596811 gene encoding TNF receptor-associated factor 4 isoform X2, with protein sequence MSALEDMSNTARIRSELIQIMRENNLIVSQPVPNMVTSQKDYATIYPDPESEKAIMGSLVFCIHHKQGCKWSDELRKLKAHLNTCKHDAIQCPNKCGSQIPRVMMTDHLAFTCILRRAICEFCNVEFTGIGLEEHAGTCSSEPIYCESKCGTRVLRGRMSIHRAKDCAKRLRRCPHCGREFCADTLAAHGATCPRSPVPCPQRCDAGPFARADLDAHLRDECKALTVPCTFKEAGCRFKGPRHLLEAHLEANTSAHLSLMVALSGRQGQQINMLKSAMAKLSTNYTGTLLWKITDWSVKMQEAKTKDGLELVSPPFYTSQYGYKLQASMFLNGNGPGEGTHVSVYIKVLPGEYDALLKWPFSHSVTFTLFEQGTLGSGGGGQGGVAESFVPDPTWENFQRPSTEPDALGFGFPRFVSHELLNRRPFVRDDTVFLRVKVDPSKIVAV
- the LOC121596811 gene encoding TNF receptor-associated factor 4 isoform X3, translated to MVTSQKDYATIYPDPESEKAIMGSLVFCIHHKQGCKWSDELRKLKAHLNTCKHDAIQCPNKCGSQIPRVMMTDHLAFTCILRRAICEFCNVEFTGIGLEEHAGTCSSEPIYCESKCGTRVLRGRMSIHRAKDCAKRLRRCPHCGREFCADTLAAHGATCPRSPVPCPQRCDAGPFARADLDAHLRDECKALTVPCTFKEAGCRFKGPRHLLEAHLEANTSAHLSLMVALSGRQGQQINMLKSAMAKLSTNYTGTLLWKITDWSVKMQEAKTKDGLELVSPPFYTSQYGYKLQASMFLNGNGPGEGTHVSVYIKVLPGEYDALLKWPFSHSVTFTLFEQGTLGSGGGGQGGVAESFVPDPTWENFQRPSTEPDALGFGFPRFVSHELLNRRPFVRDDTVFLRVKVDPSKIVAV
- the LOC121596811 gene encoding TNF receptor-associated factor 4 isoform X4; amino-acid sequence: MGSLVFCIHHKQGCKWSDELRKLKAHLNTCKHDAIQCPNKCGSQIPRVMMTDHLAFTCILRRAICEFCNVEFTGIGLEEHAGTCSSEPIYCESKCGTRVLRGRMSIHRAKDCAKRLRRCPHCGREFCADTLAAHGATCPRSPVPCPQRCDAGPFARADLDAHLRDECKALTVPCTFKEAGCRFKGPRHLLEAHLEANTSAHLSLMVALSGRQGQQINMLKSAMAKLSTNYTGTLLWKITDWSVKMQEAKTKDGLELVSPPFYTSQYGYKLQASMFLNGNGPGEGTHVSVYIKVLPGEYDALLKWPFSHSVTFTLFEQGTLGSGGGGQGGVAESFVPDPTWENFQRPSTEPDALGFGFPRFVSHELLNRRPFVRDDTVFLRVKVDPSKIVAV
- the LOC121596389 gene encoding probable DNA replication complex GINS protein PSF2, producing MEPAELEFIGENSLISVIPNFNHDSIYLISGTIEPFRGGTPLYVPLWLGIHLRQQQKCRIVAPNWMDIDLLEDIKETEKRISTFTKMPSPNYMVEAKLILNTAPEDVPSSDGIKTLIKDIYDVRCAKLRTTVENFIKSEGSHTVNLENVTVLELHTIQPLLPHAMDLLSRIEQTRKVVRSMNTTTQSFSFGGTSGLGSSGSSRPW